From a region of the Candidatus Bathyanammoxibius amoris genome:
- a CDS encoding 3-methyl-2-oxobutanoate dehydrogenase subunit VorB — protein sequence MKSSLHNKQLMTGNEAAAEAAVQAGCRFYYGYPITPQNEIINYLAVRMPQVGGTFIQAESEIAAINMLYGSAAAGARAMTSSSGPGISLKQEGISYLAGSELPCVIVNVQRGGPGLGDISPSQSDYFQAVKGGGHGDYRIIVLAPSSVQEVADLVYDGFDLADKYRNPVMILGDAQLGQMMEPVEFYKQMKTYLPPKKWALTGADGRPKNVIKSFYPVKGELEEFNHRLQKKYRRIEDTEIRYEEIDTKDAELVFVAYGTCARICREVIKKTSEKGYRVGLLRPITLWPFPGEALKRLSQKAKAFMVIEMSAGQMVEDVKLSVLGRRPVYFYGRTGGGVPSTKDVLNSILEVMPKVRATDSVEMIEI from the coding sequence TTGAAATCGTCACTGCACAATAAACAATTAATGACGGGGAACGAGGCCGCGGCTGAGGCCGCCGTACAGGCAGGCTGCAGGTTCTATTACGGCTACCCGATCACCCCACAAAACGAGATCATTAACTATCTGGCCGTAAGGATGCCTCAGGTCGGCGGAACCTTTATACAGGCGGAAAGTGAGATAGCCGCCATTAACATGCTCTACGGCAGTGCCGCTGCCGGCGCCAGGGCCATGACCTCTTCATCGGGTCCGGGCATAAGCCTGAAGCAGGAGGGGATATCTTACCTCGCTGGCAGTGAGCTCCCCTGCGTCATTGTAAACGTACAGAGGGGAGGGCCGGGCCTTGGAGACATTTCCCCGTCTCAGTCCGATTACTTCCAGGCGGTTAAAGGCGGTGGCCATGGTGATTACCGGATTATTGTCCTTGCTCCAAGCTCGGTGCAGGAGGTTGCGGACCTTGTGTACGATGGCTTCGACCTGGCCGACAAGTACCGTAACCCGGTTATGATATTGGGGGACGCGCAGCTGGGACAGATGATGGAACCTGTGGAGTTCTATAAGCAGATGAAGACGTACCTGCCGCCCAAGAAGTGGGCCCTTACGGGGGCTGACGGGAGGCCGAAGAACGTCATAAAATCTTTCTATCCGGTAAAAGGGGAGTTGGAGGAGTTTAACCATCGGCTGCAGAAGAAATACCGCAGGATCGAAGACACGGAGATTCGCTACGAGGAAATAGACACAAAAGACGCCGAGCTTGTATTTGTAGCCTATGGCACGTGCGCAAGGATATGTAGAGAGGTTATAAAAAAGACTTCTGAAAAGGGATACCGCGTAGGGCTTCTGAGACCTATAACTCTGTGGCCCTTTCCCGGGGAGGCCCTTAAACGGCTCTCGCAAAAAGCAAAGGCCTTTATGGTAATTGAGATGAGCGCCGGCCAGATGGTAGAGGACGTTAAGCTGTCCGTATTGGGACGGCGGCCGGTGTATTTCTACGGACGTACGGGGGGTGGTGTGCCTTCTACAAAGGATGTTCTAAACAGCATATTAGAAGTGATGCCGAAGGTCAGGGCCACAGACTCCGTAGAGATGATAGAAATTTGA